Proteins encoded within one genomic window of Zootoca vivipara chromosome 12, rZooViv1.1, whole genome shotgun sequence:
- the LOC118092326 gene encoding zinc finger protein 883-like yields the protein MKETDPAKLARMEGGRWTVDLVRLSPASLLTTSERSLPGTSKRSDGDELEGKNKGDQNRIHIVEKPYEYSECGENIHQSSQSISRQRKSFVRRDSLTSHKRTHSREKLYECRECGKSFNRKYSLTSHQRIHTGEKPYQCFECGKSFRHSSGLSSHQRSHTGEKPYQCMECGKSFSRKDHLTSHQRIHTKEKPYQCFECGKSFRERTKLSSHQRIHTGEKPYQCFECGKSFSEGSYLSSHQRIHTGEKPYQCLECGKSFNQKGNLMSHQRTHTGEKTYQCLECGKSFRKEIKLMSHQIIHKGEKPFQCLECGKSFRHRLSLTFHQRIHTGEKPYQCLECGKSFSQSAHLTAHQRIHTGEKPYKCLECGKSFSLRQSLNTHHRIHTGEKPYHCLECGKSFRDRTKLSSHQRIHTGEKPFQCHECEKSFRHRVTLTTHQRMHTGNKPYQCLECGKSFNQKGNLTSHQRTHTGQKPYQCLECGKSFSHRHSLTSHQRIHTGEKPYQCLECGKSFRQKGNLDLHRSVHTGEKPYQCLECGKSFRISHSLTSHQRIHTGRKPYQCLECGKSFSNSSNLTCHQRIHTGENPKNSYTGKTKKEKQ from the exons atgaaagagacggatcctgccaagctagcgaggatggaagggggaagatggacggttgacctggtgaggttgtctcctgcatccctcctcacaacctctgagcgttccctcccagggacctccaagagatctg atggtgatgaattggaagggaagaacaagggggaccaGAACAGAATCCACATAGTGGAGAAGCCATATGaatattcagagtgtggagagaacatccATCAGAGCTCCCAGTCCATCTCCCGTCAACGAAAGAGCTTCGTTCGGAGGGATAGCCTCACTTCACACAAAAGAACTCACAGTAGAGAGAAATTGTATGAGTgcagagaatgtggaaagagcttcaatcggaagtatagtctcacttcccatcaaagaattcatacaggggaaaaaccctatcagtgctttgaatgtggaaaaagcttccgtCACAGCAGTGGTctctcttcccatcaaagaagccatacaggggagaaaccctatcagtgcatggagtgtggaaagagcttcagtcgaaaggatcatctcacttcccatcaaagaattcatacaaaggagaaaccctatcagtgcttcgaatgtggaaagagcttccgggaACGGACTAAGctctcttcccatcaaagaattcatacaggggagaaaccctatcagtgcttcgaatgtggaaagagcttcagcgagGGGTCCTATCTCagttctcatcaaagaattcataccggggagaaaccatatcaatgcctggaatgtggaaagagcttcaatcagaagGGTAATCTCAtgtcccatcaaagaactcatacaggggagaaaacataccagtgtttggaatgtggaaagagcttccggaaGGAGATTAAGCTCATGagccatcaaataattcataaaggggagaaaccttttcaatgccttgagtgtgggaagagctttcgTCACCGGCTGAGTCTCAcattccatcaaagaattcatacaggggagaaaccctatcagtgcttagaatgtggaaagagctttagtcaaagcGCACATCTCactgcccatcaaagaattcatacaggggagaaaccctataaatgcctagaatgtggaaagagcttcagtctcaGGCAGAGTCTCAAtacccatcacagaattcataccggggagaaaccctatcattgcttagaatgtggaaagagcttccgggaTCGGACTAAGctctcttcccatcaaagaattcatacaggggagaaaccttttcaatGCCATGAGTGTGAAAAGAGCTTTCGTCACAGAGTCACTCTCACTACCCATCAAAGAATGCATACCGGGaataaaccctatcagtgcttggaatgtggaaagagcttcaatcagaagggtaatctcacttcccatcaaagaactcatacaggtcagaaaccctatcagtgcttggaatgtggaaagagcttcagtcacaggcacagtctcacttctcatcaaagaattcatacaggtgagaaaccctatcagtgcttggaatgtggaaagagctttcgtcagaAAGGTAATCTCGATTTGCATAGAAGtgtccatacaggggagaaaccctatcagtgcctagaatgtgggaagagctttcgTATCAGTCACAGTCTCACatcgcatcaaagaattcatacaggaaggaaaccctatcagtgcttggaatgtggaaagagcttcagtaactcCAGCAATCTCACTTgccatcaacgaattcatacaggggagaaccCTAAGAATTCATACACAGGgaagaccaaaaaagaaaagcaataa